TATTCCCAAGTTCTGCAAGTCATTTTAGCAAATTTTCAAGGATGGAAAGGGGATTGTGTGAAATTCCAAATTCATAGCCAAATTGCTGATCAGAAGTCAGACTTATGCGAATGGGGCTGAACCCTTCATTGGTAGAGTCTGCGCTAATTTTGCATTAGTCAGAATTTAATGGAATTGTGGGATACCCAGCTGGTGACTGGAGAATTGGCTGGAGTCAAAGAATCTCAGGGGGCATTCTGCTATTTTGAGGTTCAGAGATATCACTAGTGCCTCTGTTTGGTTTCATCCTGAGATTGGAAGGCTTTCATAACCTGCTGGGAACATGACCACTTCTTCCCACTTATTTCTGGGTTACGAACTCAGATCCAAAcaaacttctggaactgaacgtgACCATTGATCTCATGCCAATGAAAGGACCCGGCAACCATGAGCCTCCCCTGTCCGCTATCTCACTCCCTGCCCCTGGGCTCACCTGGatatcctttttaaaatatttatcttttagttgtagctggacacaatacctttatttatttatttatttgtgcatggtgctgaggatcgaacccagagccttgtgcatgctcgGTGAgcgctctacggctgagccacaacccagcggcTCACCTGGATTTTAAGCCTGAATTTCCGGATGCCAGAGAAAGCTTTAAGTGCATTCAGAGCTTGGATTTTGACACTGGTGTCCTTGTCTTCCAGCATGTCAGCCACCAACTTGATATCATCATTCGTACAAGCAGAGGCCTGGAGTGTGTGGGGAGAGACAGAAGAGGCAGGAGAAGCGGGTGTCCAGGGCCCACTGCCCACCCCCCCCATGTCACCAAAGACCACCCTCCCAGCACACCCCTCCCACAATCATGTAGTCACTGGTCCCAAGAGGCCCTCTGGCAGGTCAAAGGGCAGGGAGAGCATAACCCTAGCAGTCAGGTTGCGGAGGAGGGACCTCCTGGCTCCCTTTCCTCACCTCAGCCTCCAGCAAGTACACACAGCGAGTGATGCTGTGCAGGATCATGCTCCTGGTGTACTCGTCGTGCTTGCACTCCAAAGAGTTGAGGAGTCTCCGGAGCTCACCTGAGTCCCGCCCATGGCGCTCTCGCTCGATGGCCAGGCCTAGACAGCCACCCAGCCCGATTTAGGATGTGGACTCGGTAGTAATGAAAGAATAGGGACACAGAGGAGAAGGACCTGGGGACAAAGCTGCCTTGcttctttagatttttttctatatGCAGGACTACACGTACAGCTGAACAGGGAGTGTACTGCACAAGGGCACCCTACCTGATGCTGTGTTGTCTATGTCATTATctcacatatttgtgaattttaCTATCTAATTTTTTAGCATGTGGCAATTAACAAGTAATGATTCATTGTAATCAACATATGGCAATGATATTCCAGCAGGTGGCAATTAAGGGATCTCACAGAAAGTGCCTCTTTTCTGACTTTGCACAAAAGTGCCATACAGGCTGGTGGAAACTCTGGGCATGGAGGTGCCCCGATTTTCCCTTTCCTTGGAGCCTCAAGTTCCTAGACAAGAAAGGAAGTGGGGGGAGCTGCTGATGTCGAGTTTCCAAGACGTGTACGCCTGGAAGCCAAAGTGAATGTAGGATTTGGAGACTTGCCAGATTAGTCCTGGGGACACACCTTGGTGAGATCCGCTGCCCAGAGTCCCCAAACTAACATCTCTAGCAGGGCCTTGCCTAGGGTGCTATGGGGCTCCTGAGAAAgatgaagaggagaaagaggaaggagaGCGGAACTTGAAGGAGTCACCTTTGGGCCTTTCTACAGGGGAGGCCTCAGAAGCAGGTGCCTCCTGGGGCAGAGCCCTCTCCCCAGGGACTGGACACTCACGGGCGATGCAGATGGGCGAATTGGAGCAGAGAGGTGGCTGGCATTTTAGGCCAGCCCTGATGGCCTTGTAGAGCAGGTAGATGGCTGCGGCACCTGTGGCCAGGCCCACTATACTTTTGCGGATGTCCAGTTGCCCCAGGTACTCGGGGATGCTCTTGCCCATATCTTTAGCGCTGCCTTGTACCCGGGTGGGAGCTATGCCCAAGGCACCTGGGAAAGGCCTTCCGGAACCAGAACTCTGGCAGGGCCAGGAACCAGGGTACCAGAATTGAAACCTAGGCAACAAAGGAAAACAGGGAGATGATGGGATGGAGGAACTTAGTTGGGAAGTGGCATGACTAGGGGTGCTTGAAAGGAGAGAGAAGGTTCAGCTTTCAAGGCTGCAGAGAAGAAGCTGGAGTCTCTGGGGCCAGTGgcggggtagctcagtggtagaacactaaaGCTAGCACAggtcaggccctgggttccatgcccagcatcggaaagggagggagggagaaagagaggagaaagtaaaggaaattttaaaaggaaaggaaaggaagaaaaaagaaagaaaaagaaaagcaaggagGCAGGGGCAGATGGGCATCTCCTTGTCTTGAGGGGAGCCAGGTTGGAGGGGCCTGGCAGGTCGCTCCAGGGGCTGCCCTTTCCTCCACTAGAGGGCAGCAGACACCCATTTCTGGCTGGGGCCTTTGGGCATTTCTGGGAGTCTGGGGTGTGCCCATTGACCCCCTTCTTTTGCTTTCCTCCTGTCTTTGATCTTTCTAAGGTAGATCTATCCCTGGACCTTGGTGTGTTTCTTCAGACAGAGCTTCCTCAACCCTGGAAGGTGAAATGAAGTGGACATCTTATCAAGTTTTGCAGCCTTGGGTACAGCCGTCATTTTCCAGCTTCTGCACGTGGACCTGGAGTGTGAGGAAAGCTTGTGAGGACAACCATCTTTGCATCCCAGCACCCAGCATAGATTTCTGCACTTCACAGGTACCTGTCATACCTCATCACTCTTGGAAAGTTTGGGGACAGAATAATGACAGTCTGGAAAGTGTGGTTCCAGGCCAATCTAACTTGAGTGACCCTGGAGGGGAAAGAAGCCATCCTTTCCTGGATCTGTTTCTGCACTTAAAACCCCAGGGGATCCCAGATCTTCTATTCTGAAACTCCAGGATTACAATGCGAGCAAATCTGTGCCTTTCAGCCATGAAACGGTGGTGGTGTGACCCCTGCTCCAGCCTCCCCACGCAGGGGATGAGGCTTGAGACCTGTAAACAGAAAATTCTACCACCCCAGAGGATGGGAGACATCTTTACAGGCTTTGATCTCTACCACTAGATGGGCcatgtgcaaacaaatccttctcTTCTCTCCATCAGTCTCCCTACACCTTCTGGCCTCTCTCTGGTACAGAACAGGGAGATGACAAGCTCCCAGTTAGGGTCAGACCCAAAGCCAGTGTTGAGCATGGTTGTACCACAACAGGGTTTTACCCACCTCATCCCAGGAGAACTGGGGCAGAAGGCTCTGGGTCCTGGGCTGCACCTGGATGGGAGGCGGGAGTGGGAAATAGCATTCTGAAGGATGCTGCAGCCGGCCAGGCATGGCCACTCAGAACCTCTGCCCATCACACCCCAGCTGCAGGCAGGAAACAGGCCACACTCCTAGGCAGTCAGCTCTTCCTATCCTCTCTTTTATCCCCACCTCCCCTCTAGGGTCATTCCTAGCACTTCGCCCCAAGGTGGGCGACTACATGGACTGTCTGCAATGAGGGGTGGGTAAACACAGGCTCACTGCTAGGGAACCACCCATCACACCCTATAATCTGCAGGCAGGAAATAGCTGCCTGATAGGCAACTGTCACTTCTGGTTCCAAAGCTCCCTTGGTGGATCTGAACAGATCCTTCAGAACAAGGTCCCTGCTCTGGTCACGGTTGCTGTCCCCTCAATGCTATGGAGCTGATTCTGCAGCTCACACATCTGAAGCAGATTTGTCATCTGTTCTTTAAAGACCTCCCAAGAGAGTTCTTTCTTGGCTGTAACCTGATTCCCTCCTGCCATACTAAAGACCATTTCTTCTGGTTCTGCCCTCAAATGATTCAGAGGGAGCAGAGAGGAACAGTCATACCCGGGGTGACATTTTCACTAGTCCCCAgtacaatgaaaaaaataaagacagaggAGCATCTATTAGTCAGTGTAAAGTCAATGACTCCTTTCTTGGGAATGACTGGTAGATTTTTGttaatgttttgttgtttttttttcagagatgGGGTTTTGCTATATGGCCTAGGCTGTCTCAACTAACCTCAAgaggccctcctacctcaaatctcCCGAGTAGCTGTGACCATGGGTGCCCGGAAAGAGTGTCTGGTTTTGATTTAGATAATGATCCTTTTTTAATgataattcatacatattttctttaatgaAATGGAGATAATCGATGGTaggtggtttttatttttttattattattattttagtgagagagagagaattttttaatatttattttttagttttccgcggacacaacatctttgtttgtatgtggtgctgaggatcgaacccacatgcatgccaggagagcgcgctaccacttaagccacatccccagcccggtaggtggtttttaaattttaaaatatatatatattattattatttttagttgttgatggacctttgttttattttattttatatgcggtgctgggaatcaaactcagtgcctcacacatgctaggcaagtgctctaccactaagccacaatcccagcccccttttttaatttttttttttttataattttttttgtgtgtgtgtggtgctgggggttcAACCCAGGgacacctaaccactgagccacatccccaacccctttttatattttatgtagaaacagggtctcgttaaattgctgagtctggctttgaacttgagattctcctacctcagcctcctgagttgctggggtcaAAAGCCTGTGCCACTGTACCAGGTGGTAGGTGTGTTTTAAATGTTCTTAGGAAATGTATTAAAAGCTGCGACTCCTTCTGGGAACTTGGCTTggtttattttcttgtttttccATCACATCTAGAATGTCACATCTGGATTAGGTGGCCAGAAAGAAGTCTAAGGGTCAATATACACAGAGGCAGCCATGAGCTCCTTACCTGCCTTCACCAAGAAAAAGACCCAGGCTGCCTTGGCTTGCACCTCTGTGCCATTGGTACCAGCTCTTCACCTCCAGGGCCGTTGTTCCCACGTGTTCAGTGCAGCTTCGTGTAGGGAATGGGAATGGGCTGTAGCCAGACTGCCATGGCTCCAAACCAGTGCAGCCACAGAGGTAGCTCTGTGATCTTTGTGCCTCATTTTCCCGTCCTGTAAAACGGGACTAATCTGACCTACTTCATGGACTTGTTTGTGAGGATTAAGTAAAGTACTTGGAACACTGCCCTGCACACAGAGTTCAACCAATGTTGACTATAATAATTATGAGGTTTCACCTGGACAAAATGTTTGAGTGTGGTAAGGCCCAAAGCAAGCCTAATGGCGTCCCGCCCTGAAAAAGCCCACTACTCGCCCCTTCAGCCTCTGCCACTCGCCCTGGTCGCAGTGGTCTTCTTAAGACTGATCAATCTCAACTCATGAAAATTATTTAACTACCTTGAGCGACTTCGGAGTCCTCTTTGAAGCCCACAAATCCCCAATTTAGGAGCGGTAGCCCCCAGTCCATTCCCCTAACCACTTTGTTCCTAAGCCACCCACCCCTAAGGCCACTGCCTCATGCTCTTCACGATGCTCTTGCAATCCTCCTAAACTATAATGCTCCAGGTGCTATTGGGGGGCCTATTAGGAAAGTCAGTCCTAGGTCATTACCGAGGGTGACCTTTTTACCTTGTGGAGACCCCGCACTTGTGCACTTAAAAGACAAGAGAAGATTGGTCTGCTCCACACTCCAATGAAAAACCCTTTGGAGTCCGATTGccatgggttcaaat
This region of Callospermophilus lateralis isolate mCalLat2 chromosome 6, mCalLat2.hap1, whole genome shotgun sequence genomic DNA includes:
- the Armc12 gene encoding armadillo repeat-containing protein 12 isoform X2, whose protein sequence is MGKSIPEYLGQLDIRKSIVGLATGAAAIYLLYKAIRAGLKCQPPLCSNSPICIARLAIERERHGRDSGELRRLLNSLECKHDEYTRSMILHSITRCVYLLEAEASACTNDDIKLVADMLEDKDTSVKIQALNALKAFSGIRKFRLKIQEHSIKVLELVSTIWDSELHISGLRLLNNLPLPDYVHPQLRRVMPALMEILQSDCNMAQVQALRLMSYLAQKNDLLYDILNCQVHSDFLNLFQSTQPGNLLFEGWVEISLSVTSAPEDGTTWANLSKHSSAMFRRLTLAAFQI